CAGAAGGTGGGGGGCTCCCAAATGCGACAGCCCTTCCTCGCTTCCCTAGGGTGGGGCATGGACCACCTCAGTAGTCCGGGTTCTGGAATGGCCTAGTCCTTTCTCGCCCACCCCTGAGGAATGGACTGCTCCAACGTTCCGGACTCCCCCGTCAggatgaaatggataaatcccaCTCCCCCTTCCCAGGGCGGGAGTGAACTCGCCCAATGCGAGTTTGAGTCCTTGGCTgcggggaagggagggaaacCCATGTGGAGCCCGGCGATCGTTGTGACATCGGGAAGGGAAGTCCAAAGGGAGGAATCCTGGAGAGGAACAGGGAGGAGGGTGCTCCAGGCTGAACCGCTGCTCGCTCTCCCTCCAGGCCAGACTTCTGGGAGTTCCCGGGCAGACGGCGTTTCGGTCCGGACCTATTCCTGCTAGTGCAGGCCTCCAGGTGAGGACCGTGCTGGGCGACCTTGGGGGTGCGGGGCGGCACGGTGGATCTTCACTGCTCCACGCGCTGCCCGGCGTCATGCAGGTGACCTCACTCGGACGGAAGAATCTTCCCGAGGCTGGGCTGTTCCCTCTCCTGCCCGGACTGTGGCCTCGCCGGGGAGAGCGGGCGGGGGAGCTCGCGCCGAGGACTGGACCATCTGTACAGACCAGCGGGAGTGCGCGCGCCCGCCTCGCACAGGGCCGGGGCCTGGACCAAACCACATGAACTGGACTGAGAGGGGGAAGAAGCGGGGAGGAAGAAATCCCGCCCCAAACGTCCgctttccttttctctacttTGTAATTTATTGATCAGTTTCTGTTGGGAGACGGGTGTCCTTTACCCGCGGGAAGGGGGCGGGGCTTCCCTCCCGGGCCGCATGCGGGGAGAGGCTGCTCCCTCCCCTTTTTCCTGCCCAGTCGCGGGGCCCAAGTCTTCCTTCTTCGTCcgaaaggaggggaggggggacTCGCTGCTACAAGCCTCGCCCCCTGTGCCACTCAGCTCCGCCCCGCCGCGTCCGGTCGCCGGTCCCCCGGGTCATCTGCGGGCGggttcccctctccctcccccgtGTCTCGTGTCCCCGGGGCCTCACCGCCCCCCGTGCTGTGGCCGTGTCCGTGCCCCGGGGGTAGGGGGCGCAGAATGGCGCTTCCCCTTCTCCTCTGGCTCCGGGGTTTGCATGGGAGAATCCTCTTTCCACGATGCCGCTGGGCGACGTGGCGTGGGGGCAGGGGGACGGTGGGGGAGCCCTCGCCCCCGACTCTCGGTCGGCCTCCCCGCCCCAGGCGTCACTCAGTGATCACGGGTAAAGAGAACTGTTTCAAAAAGCTTCCTtgttgactgattttttttttgcggggggggggggggctgtTCAACCAACCACCTCGagccaggagtccaggcccctcATCCCTCAAGTCTAGGTCCAGGTCTCTAGACCCTACCCGCATTCCCCGATGCCCTGAGATTCCCAGACCCCACGTCTGACAATGAGGTTTCGGGGAGCACGTTTATTCGGAGAAATAAATATAGCTCGTGGAAAGGGGTTGGAAGGCAGGGGGAGGTACACCTGCGTCGCAGTCGAGCGACTGGGTCAGGGTTCCGGCGTTTCCAGCATGTCTGCCAGGGCCCTGGAGACGAGAACGCCAGAAGTTAGACAGCTGGTGTTCAAAGCCCACCCCAGGACGCTTAGAGATCATTAACCTGCCCATTTCATGGACGGGGAAATGGAGTCCCAGAGTCATCTGATAACTCATAGCGAGACAAGCACTTCTCTAAACGGGGCTTTTACACGCTCCCCTTTTACACACTTACTGATAAAGGGACGAGGAGAAATAGTCAACGTAGCTTCCTGTGGGACAGCAGAGAAAAGAGGCTTGAGGGGTACTGCACGAGCAAAATTAGGCAGCCACTCAGTATAGCGTGCGAGATTAGTGCTAGCTCCACCTCCTTTTCCCTAATTCCTTCTTCCAACTGAATCCCTTCTACCGGACCCCTTTTTCGTTCTGGGTGATTCCGTTCTCCAGTAGCCCCGCCCCTTCGATTCCTACTTGAGTTGGCCTCGCCCATTAGGCTCTAAGCCCGCATCTCAACCCTCCACTCATTTCTGTCCCTTGGCTCCAGCAACTCCACCTGGTGTTCCTCGAGCCAGGCCCCGGCCCACGTGCTCAGAGCCTTGGCCACGCCTCCCCTCTTAGCCCCGCCCCACCAGCCTACCGGGCCAGGCTCCGCCCCCACCAGGATTCACCACGCTGGGCCCGGCACCTTCCTCAGGTTTTTCCAGGGCCCCGCCCATGCTCACCTGGAGCGCAGACCGTTTCGCAGACCAGCGGGCAGAGATAGCAGAACTGACAGTGCTGGAGGCGGGGACGGGGAGAGAGAGTGAGCGTGGGGCGTGGCCGGGGGCGGAGTTAGGATGGGGCCGGGACCAGACCCGGACCAGAGGCTAGGTCTAGGTTAAGGTTGGAGTCAGGATCGCTTGTGGAGTCAAGGTTGCATCAGGGGTAAGGGGTTGGGTCAGAGGCCAGGATTTAGGGCTGGGGGTCCTCAGAGGGTCCCGGTGCATCCTGAGGCCCAGTGGAGCCTTGAGTGTGAGGTGAGGTCTCACCTGGCACTGGTCGCAGTGCTCACCCATGTTCTCCTCATCACAGTGACAGCTCTCACATTCAGTGCATCGCTGGGGACCGGGGGAGCCTGGTTAGATGGAAACTCTAACGCCACTTGGGAGGTACCCGCCCCTGGCCCACCCCTGCACCCTGGACGCTTCCCCAGACTCTACCCTCTTTATCTCTAACACTGAGCTCTGTATCTGCCCCCCAaaccagcctcccctcccctcccctgcccctggtttccttcctttccctttttttccttttttttcttgaggcggagtctctctctgtcgcccaggctggagtgcagtggcgcaacctcagctcactgcaacctccgtctcccgggttcaagcgattctcctgcctcggcctcctgagtagctgggattacaggtgcgtgccaccacgcccggctaatttttttgtattttttagtagaaatggggtttcaccgtgttagccaggatggtctcgatctcctgacctcgtgttccgcccaccctggcctcttaaagtgctgagattacaggcgtgagccaccacacccggccctgccCCTGGTTTTCTATCTCAGGGCGACCCCATGTCTCCCTGTCAGGGTGGGCTCAGGTGCTCTCTCCACCCGCTCTCTGCCTATTCTCCCCCTAGCCTATCAGCCCCTGTGCCATCCCTCCTTCCCCCGACTCTCTTTGCCACAGACCCCTGTCTCTGTCCCCACACCCCAAGATGCAGCTTGGGTCTTGTCCTCTCCTTCCTGGAccactgccccagcctcccagccttcaGTCTGTCCTCACCTCACATGCCTGCAGAAGGAtctcttttctttcagaactGACCCTGGCCTGCCCTTGCTCTGAGCCCTCCCACAGCACCACCCCAGGGCCCCTGGGACAGATTCTGGGGACACCTTGGTGGGTGGATCTGGGCTGGGGACATACATTGCAGAAGGAGCAGTAGCCACACAGGGACCCTGGCTGGTAGTTCCCATACTCCTGAGCATCCTGTGGACCTGCGGGGACAGGAGGGCAGCAGTGACCCAGGCTGACTCGGTTCCTTCCCACCCACACCAGCCCAGGCCACTTACCTGTGTCCTCACCGCTTTCCTCCTCGCTGGAGGCACCTCCAGCCTCCTCTCTCCTGTCCAGTGGGTTGGGGATGATGGTGAAGCGGGGCTCATcttcctccagcccctcctcctcctcctcttcctcctcgcTGTGGTCTGGGCTCAGTGGGGCCCCAACCTCagccctctcttccctcctctcctcgtcttcttcctcctcctcctcctccttgtcttcctcttcttcctcctcctggtTCAGGCTGAGGCCATGaccttcctcctcatcctcctcatcttcctggTCCCGGCTGCCATGATGGGTGCCTTTCTCTCCCTGCTCTGAACTTTCATCGTCTTCCTCATGGGAGCCGGggtcctcttccttctccttttcctcctcagaATCATCCTTCCTCAAATGGCTTCTATCCTTGACCACTGTGTGTCCTGGGGGGTGATGGCTCATCTCTTTGATGGACCCTCTTTGACCATGGccagtttcttcatcttggtGGCTTTGCCTGTGGCTGGGGGCCTGGTGGCCAAGCTCAGCAGAGacctcctcatcttcctccctGGGGACtctgtggtggtgatggtgagggACTTCTGTTTTATACTCATCTTGGAAGTCCTCTTCATCACTCTTGTGGCCTCGAGGTTGGTGGCTTGCAACATAGTGGCCGAACTGGACTGTgatctcctcttcttcctcttcctcatctaCAAGGCCATGGTGGACATGTTGGGGACCCTGGTGCCAACGTTCAGTGGACACATCCTCATCTTCTTCCTCGTCTCTGTGGCCTTGGTGCCTGTGGTCAGGGACATGATGGTGGTGTTCACCTGAGACAGCCTCAACCTCTTCCTTTCTGTGGTCTTGGTGCCTGTGGGCCTGGTGTCCATACTCAGTGgagacatcatcatcatcattgtcatcttcTTCATGGCTTCGGTGCCTGTGGCTGGGGTCGCGATGATGGTGTCCATCTGAGACATCTTCATCCTCTTCAATCCCGTGGCCTTGGTGCCTGTGAGCCTGGTGTCTATATTCAATGgagacatcatcatcatcatcatcatcatcatcatcatcatcatcatcgtcatcttCTTCATGGCCTTGGTGCCTGTGGCTGGGGCCATGATGATGGTGTCCATCTGAGACATCCTCATCCTCTTCACTCCCATGGCCTCGGTGCCTGTGGGCCTGGTGTCCATACTCAGTGgaggcctcctcttcctcctcctcctcctcctcctcctcttctccttcatcATCTTCCCCATCATGGCCTCGGTGTCCATGCCTGAGGATATGATGGTGATGCTCACTGGACACAACTTCATCCTCATCCTCGTCTTGATGGCTGTGGCTCCTGTGGCTGGGGAGGTGGTGCCTGTGCTCAGCTGAGTCTTCCGTGTCTTCACTCCCGTGGCCTCTGTGCCCACGGGCCTGCCCACCATGCTCTGCAAAGACCTCCTCACCTGAGACACCCTCATCTCCGACTTTGTGGTCTTGGGACCTGTGGCCTGGGAGTAGGTGCCCATATTCCTTGGAGACATCTTCATCCTCCTTTTCACGGTCTGGGTGGCTCCAGAAATGATGCCCATTCTCTGTGGAAACATCCTTGTTCTCATCTGGATGGTCTCTAGGGCTGTGGAGGTGGTGGCGAAGCTCTGCTGATGCCTCCTCGGAGAGCCCGGCGACTCCAGTGCTGTTGTTCCGGTTTCTGAAGCCTAGCCCATCCCCTCTGAGCTGCTGGGTCATGGCCGGGGGGAGGAGCAGgctggccaccccagcccagAGGACAGAAGCGTGCAGCCATGGCCTATGGTGGCCCATGGGGACGGACAGGCAGCACTGGCTCCAGCTGCCTCTGCGGCAATGTGGACAAACGTTGGGGTCTTTGTCCCTTTGGGGttggtctctttttttctctgtgtctctcctttGTCCTTTCGGTCTCTGTCCACCTTCCTCTGGTCCTTGCTGCCTGGCTCTGGACACCCCTCTGAGGCTGTCTCCGGAGCCCCCTGACCCCCCTCTGGGGCCCTCCCTCCCCATTCCCCAGCCAATAGggtccttcccctcccctctctccagcTAAATTTACTCTCAGCCCTGAGTTATTCTGGGTCAGTCCCCgcctgcctgcctcctgctcctcctcctcccagctggGGAGGGGACCAGTGAGGGGTCTCTCCCTGGCCAGGAGACGGTGGCCAAGGGACTTGACTTTGAACTACCAACAAGCTCACGTTTGGCAGCTGCAAAGACAAAGGCTAGACTTTTAGCAGGTTTTTGGGGGAGCCTGGGGCACCTGGGGGAGGCAGAAGAGACTTATCAGAGGGGAGAGACTCCTGGGACGGAAGGACTGGGGGTTCGATTGCGGGGTGTTTCCAGCTGGAATGATACGTGCTGGTGAGAGAGTGATGTCAGTATTGAGGCCCTAGAATGGGGGGAAAGGAACATGGCCCCCAACACACGTGCCCATGACCTCCTGTCCCTGGAACTCAGATCTGGGGGCAGGGACTGGGCTAGGCCAGGGCTATAAATACAGCTGGGAGGGGTAGGGGGACTCAGGTTACGGAGGCCACAGCTGTCCCCATCACAGAGGGCTGGCAGGAGACAAGTGGCCTTGCCCGTCTCTGTGTGTCAGTATTTCCTACTCCTCACCCTTCATGACTGCCCCCACTAGGGTCTCCTTTCCTGTTCACGGGTCCTcctctctcttcaattctgtcatCTGCTCTCTCAGGGTCCCTGTCCCTCCTCCATGGGATTGCCTCTCCCTCTCACTCTGGGCTTCTGTCCCACTCTTATCTTAGTGTCAGTCCTCCCCCAAGTCTgtgtccctctctctcccctaaaTCTCTGGCCCCTCCTTTCTGAGTTCCTGCCCTTCCCCCAATTCTTTGGTTTTTGCATCCCCCTCTGCCCCTTGCCTCAGTCAAGGTGTCTCCTCCCCATCTCTGGCATccacctctctgggtctctgtccccacTCTCTCTCAGAGTCTCTGTCCCCCTCTGTCTCAGAGTCTCTGTCCACCTCtccctgggtctctgtccccctctctctgggtctctgtccccctctccctgggtctctgtccccctctctctgtggatctctgtccccctctctctgggtctctgttcccctctctctgtgggtctctgtccccctctctctgtggatctctgtccccctctctctgggtctctgttcccctctctctgtgggtctctgtccccctctctctctgggtctctgttcccctctctctgggtctctgtccccctctctcagggtctctgtccccctctgtCTCAgagtctctgtccccctctctctgggtctctgtcccctctCCCTGGGTCTCTGTACCCCTCTCCGTGGGTCTCTGTCCCCTCtccctgggtctctgtccccccatccctgggtctctgtccccccctctctgggtctctgtccccctctctctgggtctctgtcctcctctctctctgggtctctgttcccctctctctgggtctctgtccccctctctctgggtctctgtccccgtctctctgggtctctgtccccctctctctgggtctctgtcctcctctctctctgggtctctgttcccctctctctgggtctctgtccccctctctctgggtctctgtccccgtctctctgggtctctgtccccctctctctgggtctctgtccccctctctctgggtctctgtcccctctccctgggtctctgtccccctctccgtgggtctctgtcccctctccctgggtctctgtccccccctccctgggtctctgtccccccctctctgggtctctgtccccccctctctgggtctctgtcctcctctccctgggtctctgtccccctctctctgtgGGTCTCTGTCCcactctctctgggtctctgtcccactctctctgggtctctgtcccctctccctgggtctctgtccccctctctctgtgggtctctgtccccctctctctctgtctatcccTGGGTCCCTGCTGCCCCACCTTCTGATTCTCTGTCCCCTAAGTCTTTGTCTCCCCCTCTTTGGGTTAAATTGTCCCCTCCCTGTCTGGCATCCTCCTTTCTGAGTCTGTTCCCTCTCCGCCACTGGCCCCCAACTCCTTCTGTTCCCATCTCGCGCTTGCCCTTGGAGTCTCCCCTGTGTGTCTCTCTCCCCCCGGCCCGGACCTCTGCACCCCCCAGGTCGCTGTCCCTCTGTCCCCTTATCGCGGCCTGGGACCCGCCCTCTCCCCGCCTCCCGCTTTGGCGTCTCCAAGACTCCCCGCCCCCCAGACCTCGCCCCGCCCCAGGCTAGGCTGGAAAGTGGAGGATCCGGTTTGCTCTGGGCGGGTCTGGAAGCAGAGCCGGCGGAGGGAGCGCCGGGGCCCTGGGCTGCAGGAGGTTGCGGCGGCCGCGGCAGCATGGTGGTGCCGGAGAAGGAGCAGGTGAGCGCCGGACCAGGGTCTGCGGGAGCGCGGAGCTGGGGACCTCGCCTCCAGGCTCCCAGAGAGGAGGGCGCTGGACACCCAGATTCCTGGGTCAGACGGAGGAGGGGGATGGGAGGGTCCAGGTTCCAGGGTCCAGGGCATGGGGGTCGAGACTCCTGAGTCTGGAGCGGGAGGGCGCTGGGGGCCCGGACTCCTGTGTCCGTGGGGAGCGCACGGGGTGGGTGGCTCTGTGTCCCATAGGACAGAACTGGGTGCCCTCTCACCCCACTTCCACCCCTACATTTGTTCCTGTCCCCAGAGCTGGATCCCCAAGATCTTCAAGAAGAAGACCTGCACGACGTTCATAGTTGACTCCACAGATCCGGGGTGAGGAGTTCGCCCCTGGACTGACCCCAGAGGGTCCGCGGCCCGCTGACCCCGCCCGCGGATGGTCACGCCCCAGCCCTGCTCCTTCCCCATTCCTGGACTCGGGGACCTTCCCAAGGGCGTTCCTTGCCGACGCTCTCCCTCTAGGAGCGTTTGGGTCTGTGTAGACACCCCTCATTCCCCATTCGCCATTCTCCCGCTCAGGGTCAGTGTAGACGCTCCAGGGCTCGGTTCTGCTTCTTTCCTCCCCGATGTCTCTTCTATGTGCTTCTGTCTCTTCGTGTcactttctgtgtctctgtctttcccttttgggtatttctgtttcattcattcattcattcattcattcattcattcatccatccatgcaaGAAACCCTCACTCAGCGCTCCCAAGGTCCCTTTAGCCTAATTCAACGGCCCTGCCAGGGTTCCAATTTCCCCTGGGACACGTGCTGTGTGGCTTCGGGCAAATCATTTCACCTCTCTGGGTCCCGTTTCTCATCTGGGCATCAAAAGAGGCTTGATCTCCTGGggttattatgagaattaaacaagTTAATGCTTGTGATATTCCTGGCACAGCGCCCAGCACAGGACGCTGGGAAATATCTGCAGCTCCCACTGGGAGGTGGCAATTATTACCGCGGGCGGGCCCTGTCTTGGTGGCCGGGGACACCAATTGAGCTAGATAGGGTGTGTGCGTCCGCGAGGAGCTCCCGCCCTTCAGTGACGGCCTCTCAAGCGGATCCAggctttctagtttttttttttttttttttttttttgagacggtgtctcgctctgtcccccaggctggagtgcagtggcgcgatctcggctcactgcaagctccgcctcccgggttcacgccgttttcctgcctcagcctcccgagtagctgggactacaggcgcccgccaccacgcccggctaattttttgtattttagtagagacggggtttcaccgtgttggccaggatgatctcgatctcctgaccttgtgatccgcccgcctcagcccctcaaagtactgggattacaggcgtgagccatcgcgctgggccaattttttgtattttttttttagtagagacggggttgcaccgtgttagccagatggtctcgatctcctgacctcatgatccgccggcctcggcctcccaaagcgctaggattacaggtgtgagccaccgcacctggcccaggctttctagttttttgttttttgtttttttgagacagagtctggctctgtcgcccaggctggagtgcagtgttgcgatatcagctcactgcaacatccacctcctgggttcaagcagttctcatgcctcagcctccctagtagctgggattacaggtgcctaccaccatgcccagctaattttttgtattttagtagagacgggatttcaccctgttgcccaggttggtcttgaactcttgatctcaggcaatgcacctgccttggctttccaaagtactgggattacaggtgtgagccaccgcgcccagccctctagTTGTTTTTCAAGACAGTTTTTGGGGTGCGGGAAGTATCCACATTCCTACTTCAGTGTGTATTTTGTTATGACTATATATTAGTGCAGTATGGCTTGTAAATGATGGATAAATAAACAGATATGCGCTTGTTGGACGTGAGTGCTCAAAACCTTTTTACTGATAGGTCAGTGTGGTCAAGACAATTTAGGAAACTCTGGTCTGGCCTGAGGAGGAAGAAACGCAGAAGATAATTATAGTAAGGCAAGGGGTTGCAGCTCCCAAAGACGAGCCACTGGGCTCTGTGAGAGCTGGGAGGAGGTGTTTGCTTAAGACTGGGAGGGGACACAAAATGTCACTAATGGTTTCTGGAGGGAGGAAGAGTGGCTAGTGAGGTGACATTTGAAAGTGAGCTGGAGAGAGGCCCATGGAAAGCGATTTggggccgggcattgtggctcacgcctgtcatcccaacaatctgggaggccgaggcgggtggatcacctaagtcaggagttcgagaccagcttggctaacatggtgcaaccctatctctactaaaaatacaaaaattaactgggcgtattggcgcatgcctgtaatcccagctactcaggaggcaggagaatcacttaaacctgggagacggaggctactatgagcagagatcacgtcactgcactccagcctgggtgacagagcaagactccatctcaaaaaaaaaaaaaaaaagaaagaaagaaagaaaaaagtgatttgaacagcatgtgcaaagtccTTGCTAAGGACCATATGGTTTGGCTTGAATATGAATCAAAGTTCAGGGTGCAGGGAGCACTGTCATGAGAGAAGAGGCTGcagaggagggcagggccagagctTGCAGGGTGTCAGAGGCCACCCTAAGGGGCTGGGATCTTGTCCTTGGGAGCTGGGGCATCACCGCAGCAGTGGGGTTGGCTCTGGGTGTGGAAAAACTTTCTGGGGCTGGGAGAGGATGAACAGGAGCTCGGGAGGAGGCTGTAGAGAGCGTCTGAGCGGGAGGGGTAGTGGCCTGAGCCAGGTCAGGGCTTTCGGGACACAGAGAGGAGGGCATGGGGCAAAGACTCAGGGGGCAGGAAGGCAGAGCTTGGGGCTTGATGAGGGTGATGAGGGAGAGAGGGGGTGCCGCCATCGGTGGATGGCTCCGGGACGTATGCTCTGCTGACTGGGACACAGTGGGGCTGTCCCTGAGATGGAGAGCTCAGGAGGGCAAGCAGGTTTGGGAAATGTCGCTGAGTGCAATGTGGGAATCTGTGCATATGAGCGGCCTAGGGGGACCGAGGGGCATGTGGGGACTGAGATTGGGAAAGGTCtggactaatgtccagaatctgaGAGGTCCGAGTTGTAGCTGGTAATTGAAACTGGAAGTAGGTAAGACGTCACAGGGAAAACAACGTGTAAAGTCAGGGGAGTTGCAAACTGGCAATTCTATAGCCaattgtgtgcgtgtgtttgtgtgtgtgtgtgtttagaagagcatttaaaaatatctgtcttctgtctctctctcttttttttttttttttttttttgagacagggtcttgctctgttgtccaggctggagtggcacgatcatggttcactgcagccttgacctgctgggctcaagcgatcctcccacatgagcctccggagtagctgggaccacaggcatgcaccaccatgcctggctaattttaaaattttttgtagaaaccggGTCTCCCTTTGATACCAGACCAGGCTGGtatccaactcctggactcaagtgagcctcccacctcactctgcctgccaaagtgctggaattacaggcgagagccaccatacccggctacctcttttttttttttgagacggagtctcgctctatcacccaggctggagtgcagtagtgcgatctcggctcacttcaacctctgcctcctgggttcaagcgattctcctgcctcagccccccgagtagc
The DNA window shown above is from Homo sapiens chromosome 19, GRCh38.p14 Primary Assembly and carries:
- the HRC gene encoding sarcoplasmic reticulum histidine-rich calcium-binding protein precursor, which translates into the protein MGHHRPWLHASVLWAGVASLLLPPAMTQQLRGDGLGFRNRNNSTGVAGLSEEASAELRHHLHSPRDHPDENKDVSTENGHHFWSHPDREKEDEDVSKEYGHLLPGHRSQDHKVGDEGVSGEEVFAEHGGQARGHRGHGSEDTEDSAEHRHHLPSHRSHSHQDEDEDEVVSSEHHHHILRHGHRGHDGEDDEGEEEEEEEEEEEEASTEYGHQAHRHRGHGSEEDEDVSDGHHHHGPSHRHQGHEEDDDDDDDDDDDDDDDDVSIEYRHQAHRHQGHGIEEDEDVSDGHHHRDPSHRHRSHEEDDNDDDDVSTEYGHQAHRHQDHRKEEVEAVSGEHHHHVPDHRHQGHRDEEEDEDVSTERWHQGPQHVHHGLVDEEEEEEEITVQFGHYVASHQPRGHKSDEEDFQDEYKTEVPHHHHHRVPREEDEEVSAELGHQAPSHRQSHQDEETGHGQRGSIKEMSHHPPGHTVVKDRSHLRKDDSEEEKEKEEDPGSHEEDDESSEQGEKGTHHGSRDQEDEEDEEEGHGLSLNQEEEEEEDKEEEEEEEDEERREERAEVGAPLSPDHSEEEEEEEEGLEEDEPRFTIIPNPLDRREEAGGASSEEESGEDTGPQDAQEYGNYQPGSLCGYCSFCNRCTECESCHCDEENMGEHCDQCQHCQFCYLCPLVCETVCAPGSYVDYFSSSLYQALADMLETPEP
- the HRC gene encoding sarcoplasmic reticulum histidine-rich calcium-binding protein isoform X1 gives rise to the protein MGHHRPWLHASVLWAGVASLLLPPAMTQQLRGDGLGFRNRNNSTGVAGLSEEASAELRHHLHSPRDHPDENKDVSTENGHHFWSHPDREKEDEDVSKEYGHLLPGHRSQDHKVGDEGVSGEEVFAEHGGQARGHRGHGSEDTEDSAEHRHHLPSHRSHSHQDEDEDEVVSSEHHHHILRHGHRGHDGEDDEGEEEEEEEEEEEEASTEYGHQAHRHRGHGSEEDEDVSDGHHHHGPSHRHQGHEEDDDDDDDDDDDDDDDDVSIEYRHQAHRHQGHGIEEDEDVSDGHHHRDPSHRHRSHEEDDNDDDDVSTEYGHQAHRHQDHRKEEVEAVSGEHHHHVPDHRHQGHRDEEEDEDVSTERWHQGPQHVHHGLVDEEEEEEEITVQFGHYVASHQPRGHKSDEEDFQDEYKTEVPHHHHHRVPREEDEEVSAELGHQAPSHRQSHQDEETGHGQRGSIKEMSHHPPGHTVVKDRSHLRKDDSEEEKEKEEDPGSHEEDDESSEQGEKGTHHGSRDQEDEEDEEEGHGLSLNQEEEEEEDKEEEEEEEDEERREERAEVGAPLSPDHSEEEEEEEEGLEEDEPRFTIIPNPLDRREEAGGASSEEESGEDTAMH